AGAATGGTTAACCTGGTTAAAACGCTTCGGAGAAAGAGTGAGTATCAACTCAACGCCAAATCGGGAATTAGCAACCCGAATGGTAAGGTTAGGTGAGAGAGTGCGGACAATTCCATCACTGCGAGCAATAGGACAGGAATCTTACAAAATTGGGATTCAATTGCTCAACAGAGGACAAAAAGCGGAAATATGGGAGTATCAAGGTCCAGATGCTGAAGGTGGAACTCAACCAACAGGTTCGCCCCTAGGTAGAGAAGCGATCGCCCTAGACGAATTATTACAAAGATTAGAACAAGACCCCAACTTACTCGCCTCAGTCGCGCAGGAATTAGGATTAGAAACCAACGATCCCCGAACAGTAGTAACAGAATTAACCAAACGTTACAACCCAGAGGATGGTTCAACTCCCAATGATGCCGAAGGATGGTTTAAACGAGGTGCATTGCAATTCCAAGCAGGAAACATCGAAGCAGCCCTAAATTCCTTAGATCGAGCCTTAGAAATGAAACCAGACTTCGCCGAAGCCTGGTTTGGTAAAGGTAATATGTTATTGAGCTTACAACGAAACGAAGAAGCTCTCGCCGCCTTAGACAAAGCCATAGAAATAAATCCAGACTTTTATCAAGCTTGGGACGTTCGAGGTAACATACTATTTAACTCAGAGCAAGCAGAAGCAGCGATCGCCTCATTGGAAAAAGCAAACGAAATTAAACCAGACTTTTATCAAGCGTGGTATAACAAAGCAATCGTTCTCAGTGACATAGAGCAATTTGACGCAGCGATCGCCGCTTTTAATCGAGTCATCGAACTAAAACCAGATCTCGCCGAAGCATGGTATAACCGGGGCATGACACTAGCAGAAATGGGGCGCTTCTCCGATGCGATCGCTAACTACGATCGCGCCCTTCTCCTGAAACCACA
This genomic interval from Oscillatoria salina IIICB1 contains the following:
- a CDS encoding tetratricopeptide repeat protein, with amino-acid sequence MLRRIWQWLKNFFNNLTGGTEAMPASSSTARENNGSKSSSPLSDTDYEFLYTQLLEGVTHGWEEKRIVKFFQDLEDRSSQQEWLTWLKRFGERVSINSTPNRELATRMVRLGERVRTIPSLRAIGQESYKIGIQLLNRGQKAEIWEYQGPDAEGGTQPTGSPLGREAIALDELLQRLEQDPNLLASVAQELGLETNDPRTVVTELTKRYNPEDGSTPNDAEGWFKRGALQFQAGNIEAALNSLDRALEMKPDFAEAWFGKGNMLLSLQRNEEALAALDKAIEINPDFYQAWDVRGNILFNSEQAEAAIASLEKANEIKPDFYQAWYNKAIVLSDIEQFDAAIAAFNRVIELKPDLAEAWYNRGMTLAEMGRFSDAIANYDRALLLKPQAPEIFSKRQEALENLAQRQTDSTTPQQDSTTSVVADPWQETSSSQTISPIDSNTQTVEEETTTETELETLSPLDSNTQTVEEETTTETELETLSPIDSNTQTVEEETTTETELETLSPIDSDTQTVEEETTTETELETLSPIDSD